The nucleotide sequence TCCAGGCTGCTGCTGGCCGCCACGTCACCAGCGACATCGGACTTCTGCCTGCCGGAATCGAGCGCATTGCACACCTGGTGACCGGCCATGATCGCGGCTTGTGGCGATGCGAAGTTGATGCCGTGGGACCTCACGGCGTTCAAGAAGGCGTCATCCACCGCGTCGGCGTGCGCGGTCGCGGTGGCCAACTCCGTGAGCCCGACCAGCGCGACCACCAAGACCAGGGCACGCGTTCTGCTGCTCCTCATTGCTGGAACCTCCCCGCCGAGAAGAGCCCTTCGGCCCTCGGCCGCCATACCCGCAACAGGTTGTAGTTGGCCATCCAGGCGCGGTGATGTCGGCCGTCTTTCGGGAGCGTGTACCGGTCGCAAACTGTGGCTGAATTTGCGAATGCGGCCCCGTTGCGGCTTCGCCGGAGCCGATCTTTGCATCGGAGATCTTGTTACGATGCGTCTGGCTGGCCGCGACCATGCCGACGGCGATCATTTCATCGTTGCAAGGAATTGAAGTGAGATTCAATCGATTTGGCGCCGCGGTGAGTGTATTGGCCCTCGGCGCATCGATACTTTCGGGATGTTCGGGTGACAACAACGTCGCCGGCAAAAGCGCGGCGCCGGGAACCACTTCGGCGCAAGTGACCTGCGGCGGCAAGCGGACTCTGACGGCCAGTGGTTCCACCGCCCAGGAAAACGCCATGATCCGGTTTGTCCGTTCCTTCGAGCAAGCCTGCCCCGGTCAGTCGTTGAACTACACGGCCAACGGCTCAAGTGCGGGGATTAGCGAATTCATCCGCGACCAGACCGATTTCGGGGGCTCGGATTCGCCGCTGAACAGCGACGAGCACACCCAGGCCGAGCAACGCTGCGGCTCGCCCGTCTGGAATCTGCCACTGGTGTTCGGCCCGATTGCCATCGCCTACCGGGTCAACGGTCTGACATCGCTGAACCTGGACGGCCCCACCGCGGCCAGGATCTTCAACGGCAGCATCACCAACTGGCACGATCCCGCGATCGAAGCACTCAATCCGGGCGCCGACCTGCCCACCGAACCCATTCGCGTCGTCTTCCGCAGCGACGGGTCCGGCACCACGGACAACTTCCAGCGATACCTCGATAGCGCTTCCAACGGTGGGTGGGGCAAGCGTGCCGGCAAGCATTTCAACGGCGGCGTGGGGGAGGGCGCCAAGGGCAACGCCGGCGCCGCCGCCGTCGTCAGCAGCACCGAAGGGGCGATCACCTACGTGGAATGGTCGTTCGCTCGAGAGCAGCATCTCGACATGGCCAAGATCATCACCTCGGCCGGGCCCGCTCCGGTAGCGATCAGCGAAGAGTCGGTGGGAAAGACGATTTCGGCTGCCTGGTTTGTCGGGGAGGACAACGATCTGGCTTTCGATACCCTCTCGTTCTACCGGCCAAACCAACCGGGCGCTTACCCGATCGTGCTGGCGACCTATGAGATCGTGTGCTCGAAGTACCCCGATGCGCAGGTCGCAATGGCTGTCAAAGCGTTTCTGCAGAGTTCGGTCGGTGCCGGCCAGAATGCCCTTGCGGGCACCGGATACGTGCCGATTCCCGACGAATTCAAGTCGCGATTGTCGCGCGCCGTCAGTGCCATCGCCGGACGGTGACGCGCAATGTTCCAAGGCATTTCCCGCCGTCGTCAACGCGATGTTCCGGAAAATTTTCTCGCGTAGTCAAGGTGATGTCATGGACTTCATCGCGATGCCCCCGGAGATGACCTCG is from Mycobacterium marinum and encodes:
- a CDS encoding DUF732 domain-containing protein, whose translation is MRSSRTRALVLVVALVGLTELATATAHADAVDDAFLNAVRSHGINFASPQAAIMAGHQVCNALDSGRQKSDVAGDVAASSSLDGYRAGYFVGVSIAAYCPRHHSQA
- the pstS gene encoding phosphate ABC transporter substrate-binding protein PstS, producing the protein MRFNRFGAAVSVLALGASILSGCSGDNNVAGKSAAPGTTSAQVTCGGKRTLTASGSTAQENAMIRFVRSFEQACPGQSLNYTANGSSAGISEFIRDQTDFGGSDSPLNSDEHTQAEQRCGSPVWNLPLVFGPIAIAYRVNGLTSLNLDGPTAARIFNGSITNWHDPAIEALNPGADLPTEPIRVVFRSDGSGTTDNFQRYLDSASNGGWGKRAGKHFNGGVGEGAKGNAGAAAVVSSTEGAITYVEWSFAREQHLDMAKIITSAGPAPVAISEESVGKTISAAWFVGEDNDLAFDTLSFYRPNQPGAYPIVLATYEIVCSKYPDAQVAMAVKAFLQSSVGAGQNALAGTGYVPIPDEFKSRLSRAVSAIAGR